A section of the Bacillus thermozeamaize genome encodes:
- a CDS encoding transposase, whose amino-acid sequence MAQYQITVDSQLLHQLFLSNSQDAGVTKLLESVLNQVLQAQATEQLGAEPYERTEGRQGYRNGTYPHQLTTRVGTITLRVPRIRNGKFSTELFARYQRSEQALVLALMEMVVNGVSTRKVAQITEELCGTEFSKSTVSELCKRLDPVVTAWNNRPLHDNPFPFVIVDALVLKVREESRVRSRGALIGIGVNTDGYREVLGLMLGDSESEASWSEFFGWLKSRGLRGVDLIVSDDHGGLVRAIRRNFQGVTWQRCQTHFLRNILDATPKALQDEVHSRVRAILDAPDHDTARLLLNQVLEAYETKAPKAMAVLEAGFEDATAVLLLPEKYRKRLRTTNALERLNEEIRRRERVIRIFPNRESAIRLIGALLMEIDEKWASGRKYLDMGEYLEWRESQVTNMSAKVTRIG is encoded by the coding sequence ATGGCTCAATATCAGATTACCGTAGATTCGCAACTGTTGCATCAACTTTTTCTTAGTAACTCGCAGGATGCGGGAGTAACCAAGCTGCTGGAATCCGTATTGAACCAAGTGTTGCAAGCCCAGGCAACGGAACAGTTGGGGGCAGAGCCCTACGAACGGACGGAAGGACGCCAAGGATATCGAAACGGGACGTATCCGCACCAATTAACCACTCGTGTTGGCACCATTACGCTTCGTGTTCCCCGAATTCGTAACGGAAAGTTCTCAACGGAGTTGTTTGCCCGTTACCAACGCAGCGAACAAGCTCTGGTATTGGCTTTGATGGAGATGGTGGTCAACGGAGTGTCGACTCGAAAAGTGGCCCAGATCACGGAAGAGTTATGCGGTACGGAGTTTTCGAAATCCACGGTGTCGGAATTGTGCAAGCGTCTCGATCCTGTCGTGACGGCCTGGAACAACCGTCCGCTTCATGACAACCCGTTTCCCTTTGTCATCGTTGATGCGCTGGTACTCAAAGTGCGGGAAGAAAGTCGAGTGCGGTCCCGAGGCGCTCTTATCGGGATTGGTGTCAACACCGACGGATATCGCGAGGTATTGGGCTTGATGCTTGGCGACAGCGAGTCGGAAGCCAGTTGGAGTGAATTTTTTGGCTGGCTGAAAAGCCGCGGGCTTCGAGGCGTCGATCTGATTGTGTCGGATGACCACGGAGGATTGGTTCGAGCCATCCGCAGGAACTTTCAAGGCGTCACCTGGCAGCGGTGCCAGACACACTTCCTGCGCAATATTCTGGATGCCACGCCGAAAGCGCTGCAGGATGAGGTACATAGCCGGGTACGAGCCATTTTGGATGCACCTGATCACGATACGGCACGGCTGCTCCTGAATCAGGTACTGGAGGCATACGAAACGAAAGCTCCGAAAGCCATGGCAGTCCTGGAAGCTGGTTTTGAAGACGCGACGGCGGTCTTGCTTTTGCCGGAAAAGTATCGCAAGCGACTCCGTACCACCAATGCTCTGGAGCGCCTGAATGAGGAAATCCGCCGCCGTGAACGGGTGATTCGGATCTTTCCGAATCGTGAATCGGCCATACGTCTGATCGGTGCATTGCTCATGGAAATCGATGAGAAATGGGCAAGCGGCAGAAAGTATTTGGATATGGGTGAATATCTGGAGTGGCGCGAATCACAGGTCACCAACATGAGTGCCAAAGTCACGCGTATCGGCTAA
- a CDS encoding adenosine nucleotide hydrolase, producing MSGLSFFCSWSGGKDSALALYHALRDNGKARFLFTMLHEDGLRSRSHGLPVLLLEKQAQSLNIPLVTRAASWNDYEKVFTEELHRFKKLGVQAGVFGDIDLEEHRLWEEKVCQAASLSACLPLWQRPRRELAEEFIDLGFTAVIVAVNHDVVDPDFLGREYNKDTLADLERAGIDVAGEAGEFHTFVTGGPIFKEPIAIQTNRTVSSGNYSFLDWS from the coding sequence ATTTCCGGTTTGTCTTTTTTCTGTTCCTGGAGCGGCGGGAAAGATTCCGCGTTGGCGCTTTACCATGCCTTGCGCGACAATGGAAAGGCGCGCTTTCTTTTCACCATGCTTCATGAGGATGGGCTTCGTTCACGTTCCCATGGCTTGCCCGTGTTACTCTTGGAAAAACAGGCACAAAGCTTGAACATTCCTTTGGTGACCAGAGCCGCCTCATGGAATGATTACGAAAAGGTTTTTACGGAAGAATTGCACCGCTTTAAAAAGTTGGGTGTACAGGCGGGAGTCTTTGGAGACATCGACCTGGAGGAGCACCGATTGTGGGAGGAGAAGGTGTGCCAGGCGGCATCCCTTTCAGCTTGTTTGCCCTTATGGCAGCGCCCGCGGCGGGAACTGGCTGAAGAATTTATCGATCTCGGCTTTACGGCTGTCATCGTGGCCGTCAACCACGATGTCGTTGACCCAGACTTTTTGGGCCGGGAATATAATAAAGATACTTTGGCTGACCTTGAAAGAGCGGGCATTGATGTGGCGGGAGAAGCCGGCGAGTTTCATACATTTGTGACAGGAGGGCCTATTTTTAAAGAACCCATCGCCATCCAGACAAATCGAACGGTTTCTTCAGGAAATTACAGCTTCCTCGATTGGTCTTGA